In Osmia lignaria lignaria isolate PbOS001 chromosome 5, iyOsmLign1, whole genome shotgun sequence, a single genomic region encodes these proteins:
- the LOC117604886 gene encoding uncharacterized protein LOC117604886, which yields MSDSGDHVKYKWTPESTALLVSVWSDRQVQKQLEYASKPQLIWESIARYMKKKGYNVSGKQCRSRMKQVLVCYREAKRAGTRAGVEQYYESIDRVLKNKRMEGNNMNGIDTVDATMNVKSPSKDAKTNKNLQTRYKYQEPIQSFHRTEALSPTWTLTRENEYPDSPESNETVIARPYRVFSPTRDVAINTGEQLTQAIGKPIQRNYLSEEPVQATYKQNFLSNYGYGEIPYQNTVQNVQNQIIQENMQQNQIIQENMQQNPNLQRTCMHNQPNMLVNNLNHPQNFNHGLISQSMDVPVQIRPAMVQNPNLEHIILQQNQLQQVNNRAMPQEPKKVTFGHNLTSTYQQQYGNLLTHMPVVVNAKQTGSLSPDYSPDVSQNLNDAFCQSKSTEETDNLNETYNKYVQVPNPLTVQTPDVSVITNNATCNDDSLLELLINSPTPSEIDNKSKDTAVNTDDIPYVPLRKKKVQKLEQLVLSAINSQNEVVNKILTAQNDMVTKFLDIDRDRQNRLENRLDDLLKVIHNSAQMKQASEVDIGLPPVPPAPPEPMITSLVPPPKPGVAPPKLDLVPPKPCRVPCTMPNSNIELINQNPIATRPGVVSPITSPVKKPGTIWSKLGPVSQSPFVKAQQRLGFQPVSNMDTRTQSSAERRIARELDKGMDTETLLYETKKFLEAEKELEEKIENARREAAMSQTLSARRKLFTQREPTTAMILTAAFLENECRVSEQEFANSYDRNDGNMKNTDDDLLAGQGESYERLRQLSIRPNYVTSEPCNTSTPAKPGTVSNNNNGTSAPPKQTIQQLAQLVMNTGRWKDTVVVSEQRNGRYENQINAQEHQDTRPVACNRTFTLPENRIPSRESQMKTDENHIQDWINKANDPRAAYSSSSNVTNQKPNFPVGFTTTMLDTGGLKNRDSNTETNKPIGFNSNTVPYRKQSVRFMDDLAELQRMYFETVYKQQQMNDSLPYVVGNDHMLSLQNQQMIEKYTHEVKQKRQSKDTDSDNDEEFLDTTTSMPPVVSHRGSLTSTGTVSTENAHSIKFPKPDNCVIS from the exons ATGAGCGATTCTGGAGATCATGTTAAATACAAATGGACCCCCGAAAGTACTGCATTGTTAGTATCAGTATGGTCAGATAGACAAGTGCAAAAACAACTTGAATATGCATCAAAACCGCAGCTCATTTGGGAAAGTATTGCACggtatatgaaaaaaaaaggatataacGTTTCTGGTAAACAATGTCGATCCCGTATGAAACAAGTTCTGGTCTGTTACCGTGAAGCTAAGAGAGCTGGTACTCGAGCTGGGGTAGAACAATATTATGAATCGATAGATAGAGTTCTGAAGAATAAACGTATGGAAGGAAATAACATGAATGGTATAGACACTGTAG ACGCAACAATGAACGTAAAGTCTCCATCTAAAGATGCAAAAACAAACAAGAATTTGCAAACAAGATATAAATATCAAGAGCCTATACAATCATTCCATCGTACTGAAGCACTATCACCCACTTGGACATTAACAC GTGAAAATGAATATCCAGATTCTCCTGAATCGAACGAAACTGTAATAGCTCGACCATATAGGGTTTTCTCTCCTACAAGAGATGTAGCTATTAACACTGGTGAACAATTGACTCAGGCAATTGGTAAACCAATCCAGCGTAATTATTTGTCTGAAGAACCGGTACAAGCAACTTATAAACAAAACTTTTTATCTAATTACGGATACGGAGAAATACCCTACCAGAATACAGTACAAAATGTGCAGAATCAAATAATTCAAGAGAACATGCAGCAGAATCAaataattcaagaaaatatgcaACAGAATCCCAATTTACAACGAACCTGTATGCATAATCAACCGAATATGTTGGTTAACAATCTAAATCATCCGCAAAATTTTAATCACGGCTTAATAAGCCAGTCTATGGATGTTCCCGTACAAATTAGACCAGCAATGGTACAAAATCCTAATTTAGAACATATAATTCTACAACAAAATCAATTACAACAAGTAAATAATCGTGCGATGCCTCAGGAGCCTAAAAAAGTCACGTTTGGACACAATTTAACAAGCACGTATCAACAACAGTATGGCAATTTATTAACTCACATGCCTGTTGTAGTGAATGCAAAACAAACCGGCTCGTTATCCCCTGATTATTCACCAGATGTATCTCAGAATTTAAACGATGCTTTCTGTCAGTCAAAAAGTACCGAGGAAACAGATAACTTAAACGAAACCTATAACAAATACGTACAAGTGCCAAATCCTTTAACGGTACAAACTCCTGATGTTTCTGTAATAACCAACAACGCGACATGTAACGACGACAGCTTATTAGaacttttaataaattcaccgactccatcagaaattgataatAAATCTAAGGATACTGCTGTTAACACGGATGATATTCCGTACGTTCCATTAAGGAAAAAGAAAGTACAAAAGTTAGAGCAACTTGTGTTAAGTGCTATTAATTCTCAAAACGAAGTTGTTAATAAG ATCCTTACTGCCCAAAATGATATGGTAACAAAATTCTTAGATATAGACAGAGATCGTCAGAACAGGCTTGAGAACCGTTTAGATGATCTATTAAAGGTAATTCATAATTCTGCACAAATGAAACAAGCTTCAGAGGTAGATATTGGACTACCTCCGGTGCCTCCAGCACCACCAGAGCCTATGATAACATCTTTGGTACCTCCTCCAAAACCAGGGGTTGCTCCTCCAAAGTTGGATTTGGTGCCCCCAAAACCATGTCGGGTGCCTTGTACGATGCCTAATTCTAATATTGAATTAATCAATCAAAACCCCATAGCCACTAGGCCTGGTGTAGTTTCGCCCATAACCAGTCCAGTAAAGAAGCCTGGCACTATATGGTCAAAATTAGGACCGGTATCACAGTCCCCTTTCGTGAAAGCACAGCAACGCTTAGGCTTTCAGCCTGTCTCGAATATGGATACTCGTACTCAGTCCTCTGCAGAAAGACGCATAGCTAGAGAACTGGACAAGGGTATGGATACAGAGACTCTATTGTACGAGACGAAAAAATTCTTAGAAGCAGAGAAGGAATTAGAAGAGAAGATAGAAAATGCTCGTCGCGAAGCAGCAATGAGTCAAACGTTAAGTGCCCGTAGGAAATTATTTACACAAAGAGAGCCGACTACAGCGATGATACTGACCGCAGCTTTCTTGGAGAACGAATGTCGCGTTTCAGAGCAAGAATTTGCGAATTCTTATGATAGAAATgatggaaatatgaaaaataccgATGATGATTTATTAGCAGGACAAGGGGAAAGCTATGAACGTTTGCGGCAATTAAGTATTCGACCTAATTATGTAACTAGCGAACCTTGTAATACATCTACACCGGCTAAACCTGGGACtgtttctaataataataatggaaCATCTGCACCACCGAAACAGACGATCCAGCAGTTGGCTCAGCTTGTAATGAATACAGGAAGGTGGAAAGATACTGTTGTGGTAAGTGAACAACGAAACGGTAGAtatgaaaatcagataaatgCACAGGAACATCAGGATACGCGTCCTGTTGCTTGCAACAGGACATTCACTTTGCCAGAAAACAGAATTCCATCGAGAGAAAGTCAAATGAAAACTGATGAAAATCATATTCAAGATTGGATAAACAAGGCAAATGATCCCAGAGCGGCGTACAGTTCTTCGTCCAATGTAACAAATCAGAAGCCTAATTTTCCTGTAGGTTTTACAACCACGATGTTGGATACTGGAGGTTTAAAGAACAGGGATTCAAATACTGAAACGAATAAACCGATTGGGTTCAATAGTAACACTGTACCGTATCGTAAACAAAGTGTACGGTTCATGGATGATTTGGCTGAATTACAAAGGATGTACTTTGAAACGGTTTACAAACAGCAGCAAATGAATGATAGTTTACCTTACGTAGTGGGTAATGATCATATGCTTTCGCTTCAGAATCAGCAAATGATTGAGAAATACACCCACGAGGTAAAACAAAAAAGACAGTCTAAAGATACTGACTCTGACAATGATGAAGAGTTTTTGGATACTACTACCAGTATGCCTCCAGTTGTTTCCCATCGAGGTTCCCTCACCTCAACTGGTACGGTATCTACGGAAAACGCGCATTCCATTAAATTTCCAAAACCAGATAATTGTGTGATTAGTTAA
- the SMC6 gene encoding structural maintenance of chromosomes 6 has product MANDVRSRTKRKSGGTEECPSKRSRGKDDAFHFTKECKTGKIKKILVRNFMCHDALEVILNPNVNFIIGRNGSGKSAILTALTVGLGARANITSRGASVKNFIKKGKNSAIIEVMLLNTGPMAYKSDIYGDSITVTRNIGSASSYKIRNWKGDVVSTKRNELDNILRAMNIQIDNPIAILNQDISRTFLVSSKSEEKYELFMKATFLDIIGNNYKEAELTCQEEYGKLQQYNETLSEARNEVEQLKENIKRAEGIDKLRDEVVNLDMELLWAIAIREEKKFQKVEEVFKTCENNLKELQDSESSTEAKEEEINKKIQTLEQEIKQAEREISNSSEAYNKVRQEHSMNKDTHATKVHEWRSIQSKIKRFEDDIKMIQKEIQRLESGDNAEQNKRNEMKQQLANFQEKLNEVEALLRTKKTYKMQLESDEMRLLKEIQSSKLEINSCENRMQKIKRELSARKQCSDNALTVFGRHIPRLLRRIDEEHASGQFKEKPRGPLGKYIKIKDPTWAPAVENYLGSDTFSTFCVDNSYDAKVLNRIMKEIYLNDKTPQIICSKFYHKVHDVGAHCTYSPNYSNLLNIMDISDPVVTNCLIDQREVECVMLISTSTEAADIMSDSSKVPRNCKRAFTQQGDTFYPDPHYRTYGGPRYLKSKFLQVSVRDTINALEEEISTVENEKQMAMQSYGTLVEKQKRIRAELISVSENITKLNANQNRCKASINDLKEEIESNETASIALFKSELNELEKKLQEGKCEESRLNENVVELQKTVERLEEEVKRCRETRQSLDSKVNNLRENIKELINEKEEMHAKFQHAAKRLHALQQALQNATADFERQQRCTKKAVSDAAAQCEKINTNRSVSELERSSKELQAKIRQIELQFGTIDQLRKELKQKEAKFGKNLQLISKMDKSYKLHLKRLEERKKSFSDMKHMYGRNIQNSFSNVLALRNKKGTINIDHGRKKLELEVHSQNDNKKPINDARSLSGGERSYSTVAFILALWDCTGLPFYFLDEFDVFMDTVNRRVIMDILLDHAKTHPQSQFVFLTPLDTSNVLKEDHITIHQLAEPERVG; this is encoded by the exons ATGGCAAATGATGTTAGAAGTAGAACAAAAAGGAAATCTGGAGGAACAGAAGAATGTCCTTCAAAACGGTCAAGAGGAAAAGATGATGCTTTTCATTTTACGAAAGAA TGCAAAActggcaaaataaaaaaaattctagtaCGAAATTTTATGTGCCATGATGCCCTGGAAGTAATATTAAATCcaaatgtaaattttatcattGGTCGCAACGGAAGCGGAAAAAGTGCGATATTAACAGCATTGACGGTCGGCCTTGGTGCAAGAGCAAATATTACTAGTCGCGGGGCATCTGTAAAaa ATTTCATAAAGAAGGGGAAGAACTCGGCAATAATTGAAGTAATGTTACTTAACACAGGTCCTATGGCTTATAAATCAGATATTTACGGTGATTCGATAACAGTTACTCGTAATATTGGAAGTGCGTCGTCTTACAAAATAAGGAATTGGAAAG GGGATGTGGTATCTACAAAACGAAACGAGTTAGATAATATATTAAGAGCCATGAATATTCAGATAGATAATCCTATTGCTATATTGAATCAAGACATATCAAGAACTTTCCTGGTATCCTCCAAATCTGAAGAAAAATATGAACTCTTTATGAAAGCAACATTCTTAGATATAATTGGTAATAATTACAAAGAAGCTGAATTAACGTGCCAAGAGGAATATGGAAAGCTACAACAGTACAATGAG ACTTTGTCTGAAGCAAGAAACGAAGTGGAGCAacttaaagaaaatataaagagaGCAGAGGGAATTGATAAATTGCGCGATGAAGTCGTTAATCTTGATATGGAATTACTTTGGGCCATT gctataagggaggaaaaaaaattccaaaaagttGAGGAAGTTTTCAAAACTTGtgagaataatttaaaagaacTTCAAGATTCTGAATCATCTACAGAAgcaaaagaggaagaaataaataagaaaattca AACATTGGAGCAAGAAATAAAACAAGCAGAGCGTGAAATTAGTAATAGTTCTGAAGCGTATAATAAAGTGAGACAAGAGCACTCTATGAATAAAGATACGCATGCCACTAAAGTACACGAGTGGCGTAGCATACAAAGTAAAATAAAACGATTTGAGGATGATATTAAGATGATCCAAAAAGAAATACAACGATTAGAAAG CGGTGACAATGCAGagcaaaataaaagaaacgaaatgaaacaaCAATTggcaaattttcaagaaaagctAAACGAGGTGGAAGCATTATTACGGACTAAGAAAACTTACAAAATGCAATTAGAAAGTGATGAAATGCGTCTTCTAAAAGAAATTCAAAGTTCAAAGCTTGAAATTAACAGTTGTGAAAATCGTATGC aaaaaattaaacgaGAATTAAGTGCAAGGAAACAGTGTTCTGATAATGCATTGACCGTTTTCGGTCGACATATACCACGTTTATTGAGAAGAATCGATGAAGAACATGCTAGCGGACAGTTTAAAGAAAAGCCACGCGGACCTCTCG gaaaatacataaaaataaaagatccaACGTGGGCTCCCGCGGTGGAAAATTATTTAGGAAGTGATACTTTTAGTACATTCTGTGTAGATAATAGTTACGATGCCAAAGTAttaaatagaattatgaaaGAAATCTACCTGAACGATAAAACACCGCAGATCATATGCAGTAAATTTTATCATAAA GTCCATGATGTTGGTGCTCATTGTACTTATTCACCAAATTATTCTAATCTCTTAAACATAATGGATATATCAGATCCGGTTGTTACCAATTGTTTAATTGATCAACGCGAAGTTGAATGTGTCATGTTAATTTCAACTAGTACGGAAGCAGCTGATATAATGTCAGACTCATCTAAAGTACCACGAAATTGTAAAAGAGCTTTCACTCAACAAGGTGACACTTTTTATCCTGATCCACATTATAGGACCTACGGCGGACCACGTTATTTaaaatcgaaatttcttcaAGTTTCTGTTAGAGATACAATCAA TGCATTGGAAGAAGAGATTTCTactgtagaaaatgaaaaacaaatggCGATGCAATCATATGGCACACTTGTTGAAAAACAGAAACGTATAAGGGCCGAGTTAATATCTGTCAGCgaaaatattacaaaacttAATGCTAATCAGAATCGGTGCAAGGCATCGATTAATGACctaaaagaagaaattgaatcAAACGAAACCGCCTCTATCGCTTTATTT AAAAGTGAGTTAAACGAGTTAGAGAAAAAGTTACAGGAAGGGAAATGTGAAGAAtcgcgtttaaatgaaaatgttgTTGAACTTCAAAAAACTGTCGAACGTTTAGAAGAAGAAGTCAAACGTTGTAGAGAGACGAGACAGAGTTTGGATTCAAAAGTTAATAATTTACgggaaaatataaaagaattaataaatgAGAAAGAAGAGATGCATGCAAAATTTCAGCACGCTGCAAAAAGGTTGCATGCATTGCAGCAAGCTTTACAAAATGCAACAGCGGATTTTGAAAGGCAGCAGAGGTGCACCAAAAAGGCGGTATCCGATGCTGCAGCTCAATGCGAAAAAATAAATACTAACAG GTCGGTTAGTGAACTCGAAAGATCGTCGAAAGAATTACAAGCAAAAATTCGTCAAATAGAATTGCAGTTTGGAACTATAGATCAATTACGTAAGGAATTGAAACAAAAAGAAGCAAAATTTGGCAAAAATTTACAATTGATTTCTAAAATGGATAAAAGTTATAAA TTACATCTAAAACGACTGGAAGAACGAAAGAAATCGTTTTCTGATATGAAACATATGTACGGAAGAAACattcaaaattcattttcaaatgtaCTCGCTTTGCGAAATAAGAAG GGTACCATAAACATTGATCACGGACGAAAAAAACTTGAACTTGAAGTGCACTctcaaaatgataataaaaaaccaATAAATGATGCAAGATCATTGTCGGGCGGCGAAAGGTCGTATTCGACTGTTGCTTTCATTTTAGCACTCTGGGACTGTACCGGTTTACCCTTTTACTTTCTTGACGAATTTGACGTTTTTATG